From a region of the Rhodococcus sp. 4CII genome:
- a CDS encoding sulfite exporter TauE/SafE family protein, with protein MTLTIALGIGALIGILLGMLGGGGSILAVPALVYVLGVGIAEAIPISLLVIGMASAIGAIPKIRAGKVQWRLAGIFAAAGIPATFLGSAVGRLLPQPVVMTGFAVVMIVAGMRMLADRGDVGTACRTGDSGINWRRCAPRSIPAGFAVGLLTGVFGVGGGFLIIPALVLMLGVEMQVAVGTSLLIIVANSAAGLAAHLNEASIDWTLAAAFAAAAITGSLSAGHLGTRIDTARLQRWFAYLVFAVAAYVLADTALLQRSAS; from the coding sequence GTGACCCTGACAATCGCACTCGGGATCGGTGCGCTCATCGGGATCCTGCTGGGAATGCTCGGTGGCGGCGGATCCATCCTCGCCGTACCCGCACTGGTCTACGTCCTCGGAGTCGGCATCGCCGAAGCGATTCCCATCTCGCTGCTGGTGATCGGAATGGCCTCCGCCATCGGTGCCATCCCGAAAATCCGCGCAGGGAAGGTCCAATGGCGCCTCGCCGGGATCTTCGCCGCCGCGGGTATCCCCGCCACCTTCCTCGGTAGTGCAGTCGGCCGGCTCCTGCCGCAACCCGTGGTGATGACCGGCTTCGCCGTCGTCATGATCGTCGCGGGCATGCGGATGCTCGCCGACCGAGGAGACGTCGGCACCGCCTGCCGAACTGGTGATTCCGGCATCAATTGGCGCCGATGCGCACCCCGCTCCATTCCCGCCGGATTCGCGGTGGGATTGCTCACCGGCGTGTTCGGCGTCGGCGGCGGTTTCCTCATCATCCCCGCCCTGGTGCTGATGCTCGGCGTCGAGATGCAGGTCGCCGTCGGCACTTCACTGCTCATCATCGTGGCGAATTCCGCCGCCGGACTGGCCGCGCACCTGAACGAGGCAAGCATCGACTGGACCCTCGCCGCCGCCTTCGCCGCCGCCGCGATCACCGGGTCACTTTCAGCCGGCCACCTCGGCACCCGCATCGACACCGCCCGACTCCAGCGCTGGTTCGCCTACCTGGTATTCGCTGTCGCCGCATACGTACTGGCGGACACCGCGTTGCTGCAGCGATCCGCTTCGTGA
- a CDS encoding metal-sensitive transcriptional regulator, with the protein MVGDDDSIAVVLNRLRRAHGQLAGVISMIEHGRDCKDVVTQLAAVSRALDRAGFKIVATGLRECLTGDSADGTEPMTEAELEKLFLTLA; encoded by the coding sequence ATGGTCGGAGACGACGACAGCATCGCTGTGGTACTGAACAGGTTGCGGCGCGCACACGGCCAGCTCGCCGGAGTGATCTCGATGATCGAGCACGGCCGCGACTGCAAGGACGTCGTGACGCAACTCGCCGCGGTGTCACGTGCCCTCGACCGCGCAGGATTCAAGATCGTCGCCACCGGTCTGCGCGAATGCCTCACCGGTGATTCCGCCGACGGCACCGAACCGATGACCGAGGCCGAACTCGAAAAGCTATTCCTGACCCTCGCCTGA